The Coleofasciculus sp. FACHB-1120 genome segment GACGGGGATATGAGTGCCGGGTAGAAAGGTGCCTTGCTTGTGAGGGCTGCGATCTACCGTAAAATCAACAAAGTCTGTGCGAACGCCGCAATAATTTAGGAGGGTGTTCCCTTTAGCTGGGGCACCATACCCCGCGATCGCTTTCCCCTGTTCTTTCGCCTCAATCAAAAAAGTCAGTAGCTTGCGCTTCGTTTCTTTGACTTTTTCTCCAAAGGTCAGATAGGTGTCTATCTTATCTAAGCCTGCCTGGATTTCCTTGGACTTTAACTGATTGACGCGATCGCTCATGGCTGGATCAGCCGCAATGTCATGCTTGCCGTAAATTCGCAGCGAACCGCCGTGAGTCGGGATTTCTTCGACATCAAATAAGGTCAAACCGTGAGCTGCAAAGATTTTCTCGACGGTTAAGAAGGAAAAGTAGGAAAAATGCTCGTGATAAATCGTGTCAAACTGATTTTGCTGCATCAGCTGTAACAAATGGGGAAATTCCATTGTCAAGATGCCATCTGGTTTCAGGGCTATCTTCATTCCCGCTACAAAATCATTCACATCCGGAACGTGGGCGAGGACGTTGTTGCCCAACAACAGATTGGCTTGTTTCCCCGCTGCTGCCAGTTCCTTAGCAGTTTCCACCCCAAAGAATTTAACTAAACTGGGAATTCCTTTTTCCTCTGCGACTTTTGCTACGTTTGCCGCTGGTTCGATTCCTAAAACCGGGATTCCCTTTTCATGGAAATACTGCAACAGGTAGCCGTCATTACTGGCAATTTCAATGACTTGATGATTTTTGTCAAACCCAAACCTTTCGACCATCAAGCCCGTGTAAGCTTTGGCATGACGCAACCAACTGTCTGAGTAAGAAGAAAAGTAAGCGTAATCACCATCCCCAAAGATATGATCGGGAGATTCAAACTCTTCTAGCTGCACCAAAAGACAACTTTCGCAAACATAGGCATGAAGTGGGTAAGTTTTTTCTGCCCGACCCAGATGTTCTGGTGTTAGGTAGTCATTGGCAATGGGTGACATCCCCAGATCGGCAAAGGTGTGCTTGCTGGGTTTGCTACAAAAACGACAATTAGCGATCGCCATGATTTATACCTCCTTACTCCAGAAAAAGTCTTGATCGATTTGTTGGGTGCGAATTAAGTACTCTAGTTGCTTCAAGCGAGTGAACCCTCTGAATAAGAAGATATCTTCAGTCATATCAATTTGCTTAAACAAATCGAATAACTGCTGGGCACCCCGCTGGGCATCCCATTCACACTTGAATCCCGGTAGGGTTTTGTTAATCTTCTCGAAAGAAACTCGATAGCTGCGGTTATCCGAGCCATTTTCTCCAAAGGTTAACTGGCATCCTTGGAAGACGGAGGCAATAATTTCCGCAATTTCTTTAACTCGATAGTTATGAGCGGTGTCCCCGACGTTGAAAATTTGGTTGTGAACAATGTCGCGGGGTGCTTCTAGGGTGCAGATAATTGCCTTACAGATATCAAGGGCGTGAACCAGCGGACGCCAGGGAGTTCCGTCGCTGATCATCTTGATTTCTTTCGTTGTCCAAGCTAAGCCCGCCAAATTGTTTAAAACAATATCAAAACGCATTCTCGGAGATGCCCCAAAAGCGGTGGCATTTCGTAGAAAGGTCGGAGAAAAATTGTCATCAGCGAGTGGTTTGACATCTCTTTCTACGAAGGTTTTACATTCTGCATAAGCAGTTTGGGGATTGACGGGAGATTCTTCCGTCACATCATCTTTTGTGGCGACGCCGTAGACGCTGCAAGAAGACATATAAACGAAGCGCCGCACGCCCCCTGCCTTCGCTAGATTGGCAAGGCGAACTGAACCTTTATGGTTGATGTCGTAGGTGATATTCGGTGAGAGTTGTCCGGCGGGATCGTTAGAAAGTTCTGCCATGTGAACGATTGCCTCGACCCCCGCTAAGTCTTCTGGGGTGATGTGCCGCAAATCTTTGTTGAGGGTTTTGGCAGTTAAATCGGTGGCGTTATACAGCCAACCTACTTTATAGAAGCCAGTGTCTACCCCAATCACTTCGTGTCCGCGTTTCATCAAGAGGGGGGCAAGTAACGAGCCGAGATAGCCTTCTGTTCCGGTTACTAATACTTTCATTCGTTCAATTCCTAAACGCTAACAGTTGTTTGTAGGGGTTGGGGTTCCGGAATTTGCTCTACGATTGCTTTGCCAATTTCCAGGGAAGAGGTAGCAGCGG includes the following:
- a CDS encoding SDR family oxidoreductase; the protein is MKVLVTGTEGYLGSLLAPLLMKRGHEVIGVDTGFYKVGWLYNATDLTAKTLNKDLRHITPEDLAGVEAIVHMAELSNDPAGQLSPNITYDINHKGSVRLANLAKAGGVRRFVYMSSCSVYGVATKDDVTEESPVNPQTAYAECKTFVERDVKPLADDNFSPTFLRNATAFGASPRMRFDIVLNNLAGLAWTTKEIKMISDGTPWRPLVHALDICKAIICTLEAPRDIVHNQIFNVGDTAHNYRVKEIAEIIASVFQGCQLTFGENGSDNRSYRVSFEKINKTLPGFKCEWDAQRGAQQLFDLFKQIDMTEDIFLFRGFTRLKQLEYLIRTQQIDQDFFWSKEV
- a CDS encoding class I SAM-dependent methyltransferase, whose product is MAIANCRFCSKPSKHTFADLGMSPIANDYLTPEHLGRAEKTYPLHAYVCESCLLVQLEEFESPDHIFGDGDYAYFSSYSDSWLRHAKAYTGLMVERFGFDKNHQVIEIASNDGYLLQYFHEKGIPVLGIEPAANVAKVAEEKGIPSLVKFFGVETAKELAAAGKQANLLLGNNVLAHVPDVNDFVAGMKIALKPDGILTMEFPHLLQLMQQNQFDTIYHEHFSYFSFLTVEKIFAAHGLTLFDVEEIPTHGGSLRIYGKHDIAADPAMSDRVNQLKSKEIQAGLDKIDTYLTFGEKVKETKRKLLTFLIEAKEQGKAIAGYGAPAKGNTLLNYCGVRTDFVDFTVDRSPHKQGTFLPGTHIPVLNPDEIRERQPDYLLILPWNLKEEIMQQMAFIREWGGKFVVPIPEVQVYL